The Panicum virgatum strain AP13 chromosome 3N, P.virgatum_v5, whole genome shotgun sequence genome includes the window TCTTGCTGGCAGTAGAGCTACAGAGGTTGATGTCGGTCCAATCGAGAACTACAGGCAGATGAAGGGTGACGGGGTGGTGAGGAAGCAGTTGGGGCGTTGGGCGGATGAGGGCCGGGGCTGCGACCCGAACTGTTGACGGCCTTTTGATCTCGTCGGAATGGTGCAGTGAGAGAGGGTGTGGCGAGGAACAGTGCGAGCAGCGAGCAGCGAGAGGGGAGGCGTGAAAGGTCGGCAGCGACCCATCGGAgtaggcgacgacggcgaggaagCCGGAAGGGGAATGACATAGAGGAACAGGCGCTTGCCGATTTTATGAGCAGGCACCGACGACACACGCAACGGCCCAAGCCCAGCAGGATGGatcggccgacggcggcggcaaaggCCACGGTCTCGACTTGGGCCAAAAATCCAGAGTACCTCTCGTCGCTCCCTTTTCTTCCGCGATAAGGTACACGAGCCGCAGCGGCCGCAGAAGGCGGTGCCGGAAAAAGCAGGGCCCGCGTCGGGCGTCCCTCCCCGTTGGTGTCCCTCCCCGCTGGCTCTGGCAAAGCAAGCGACGTGTCGGCCCGTGAGCGATGGAACGGTCCCAAGAGCGCTCCCACGCCTCCACTTCTAGGGTGTATAGAGTATATGCTCAACGAATGGGTGGATGGATGAACATTGTTCCATGTTCACCGCATCTTTAGGTACAGAAAGGGACGGCTGATATTTGCAGAATGTAATGAGGTCAAAAAGCTATCGATGGCAAGCAATGAAGAAATTTGACTAGATAATATCTCAGAGACATCCGAAACTTATTGGTTTCATCACATTCATCCAGGTAATTCTATTGTGTTATTACCCGTGAAACTGGCGCAAACAAGGTAACAACAGTACTAGTACGACAACAGGAGGAGAGCAACAAAACTTTAGAGCACGCTGAGAGCTGCTATGCTCTTCTTTTCTTGTTATTTTCCTTCGTTAGAAGGAGAATGATGATCTCGGTAGCTTATTAGCAGCATGCCGCATCAGCAGGTTAATTCTTTTTGTCCATCACAGTGATGGTGCCATCCTTGTTGGCGACGATGACAGAGGTGGCCATGCTGAGGAACATGCCATGCTCAACAACACCCGTGATCCGAAGGAGTTGGTCGCTGATGTTGTGGAGGTCGCCGCGGATGCCGTCCTCGAAGAACATCTCCACGATGTAGTTGCCGTTGTCAGTCGTGAACGGCGTGTCTTCATCGGCATCTTTCTTGACCATCCTGAGCCTGGCGTGGAAGCCAGGCAATCCATCGAACACCTTGCGGATGAGGCCCAGCGTGTGGGGAGCGCCGAAGGGGATGACCTCGACGGGCACCGCGCCCGTACACCCGAGGCGGGGCACCAGCTTGGACTCGTCGACGATGACAACGAATTTCTCCCCAGCCCCCTCGATCATCTTCTCCCGGAGCAAAGAGCCGCCGCGGCCCTTGACTAGGTTGAGGTCCGGGTCCACCTCGTCGGCGCCGTCGATGGAGAGGTGGATCCTGGCGGGCCCGCGGTCGCCCCCGAGCGGGAGGAGCGGGATCCCGACGCGGGTCGCGTGGAGCTCTGTCTTGAGGGAGGTGGGCACGCCCGCCACGCCCGGCAGCGCGCCCGCGCGGATGAGGTCGCCCAGGCGGTCCAGcgcgtgcgccgccgtggaaccCGTGCCGAGTCCCAGCGCCATGCCGGGCTCCACGAACTCCACCGCGCGGTGCGCCGCCACGCGCTTCAGGTCCTCCTGTGTCAGCttcacgggcggcggcggcgaggcggcggcgtcgcccatGTGCGCCGCCACGCGCTTCAAGTCCTCCTGCGCCAGCTtcatggacggcggcggcgaggtggcggcgctgccCATGGCGACGGTGGTGGACGTAGGAGGGTGTTCGGTGGCGTGGGGGTTGGATTGGgaacgggaggcggcggcgcggttgaGGGTTTGcgaggagggggaggatgtgaTATTTATTTAGGTCGGAAAGGGGGAATGGGAGGCGGGAAAGAGGGGGCAGGGAATCAGGGGCGATCAGCAGGTCGCTAGTGGACGCGTCGGCCGTTTGAAGGCCTTGGAATGCGTGTACCAATGATACGGCTCTcctaggccatgtttggttggagggtagaaaaattttgatgagagagaaatgaagctttgaccactaattagtagtattaaataaagtctaattacaaaattacctccacaactgtggtactgtagcagttgctctagctaatgaggcatttgaccgtacgattagaggatgattgagcgcggttactgtagcatcactgtagccaatcatgatgaaacttggctcattagattcgtctcgaaaagttacacccattcctaaaaaggttttacaaataaacttcgtttagtacttcatgcatgcattcgtctttttgtacAAAAATTTTCGTTGTTTTATCCAAACAAGGTCGCTAGTGGGTGAGTACTGTAGCTTCCCTATATTTCTTTCATATCCttgattttttgaaaaaaaatattttccaatAATTCCTCATCATAACTCCCCATCTTCTAACAATTGGAGAATTGACCACTCTCGTGCGTAAAAATACGCACGCTCCGTCGCTCCCAGTTGCTTCTCCCTTGCGGCGTTTTTCCTCGCGCGGTCTTCgtcaccgcgccgcccctccttcgcGCTGCAGGTGCGGAGGCAGGCCCTTGTCTGTCCAGGtccgcgtccttctcctcctgcAGTTAGCACTGGTAAAGAGCCATATTTTTTgcctagataatctaagagACGGGCCCTAAAAGGATCAGGCTCCAATcttatttaattttgagctaattttgagctgaaaaaattaaaaatcaaataaaattgtGAAGAGAGCATTAGGGTCAtggtccattaccacccctaccagCAGTctacgcctccagccgcccctccctctcccttctcgGAGAAGGACGCCATCCGTGCCTCGACCTGACATTGGTGGGTGACCACCAGGACGCCAGTGACGACGGCGAAGTGGCGGGAAACCTGTGTACGGCGGACACTGCTCTGGATCAGAGGCCACCTGTGGCTAtgtttagatgcgaaaagtCGGTTCTTTCTCCTTTGCTCCCCTGTGGCCTATGTAACGGGGTTCGCATGAATGCCTGCATCTCTTTCTGCAAGCCAACACTGCATCACAGGAAATTTGCCTTGCTCCGACGACTGGAACAACCAGTGGATATGAGTTCGAGTTCAGAAGGATTACAACTTGTGATTTCTAGATGTTCCCACGGGGAATTTCACAATTGTGTGTAGTAGATTAGATTTACTTGCTTTGGTTTTTACTGACATTGAATATTGCTTCAGAGTAGGTCGGGTGATTTCTGAACTGAAGATCTGAATGGCTGTAAGCGGCACGACAGAGACAACCGCGGGAGCATAAATGTTTCCAATAGAATTAACCTTGTGGgatcataattt containing:
- the LOC120665274 gene encoding probable ribose-5-phosphate isomerase 2 is translated as MGSAATSPPPSMKLAQEDLKRVAAHMGDAAASPPPPVKLTQEDLKRVAAHRAVEFVEPGMALGLGTGSTAAHALDRLGDLIRAGALPGVAGVPTSLKTELHATRVGIPLLPLGGDRGPARIHLSIDGADEVDPDLNLVKGRGGSLLREKMIEGAGEKFVVIVDESKLVPRLGCTGAVPVEVIPFGAPHTLGLIRKVFDGLPGFHARLRMVKKDADEDTPFTTDNGNYIVEMFFEDGIRGDLHNISDQLLRITGVVEHGMFLSMATSVIVANKDGTITVMDKKN